Proteins encoded by one window of Ptiloglossa arizonensis isolate GNS036 unplaced genomic scaffold, iyPtiAriz1_principal scaffold0969, whole genome shotgun sequence:
- the LOC143154685 gene encoding NADH-ubiquinone oxidoreductase chain 5-like produces MTAPTPISSLVHSSTLVTAGVYLLIRYRKIIIINNINFYLTLISRLTILIAGLIANFEYDLKKIIAFSTLRQLGFILIILRLGYRELAFFHLVVHALFKSNIFICAGDFIHRIIGNQDIRKYGGLVKIFPLKRIIIIICLLNLAGFPFRSGFYSKDIFLEYFFAEKYNLIIIMIVYISTFLTICYRIRLIK; encoded by the coding sequence ATGACTGCGCCTACTCctatttcttctttagttcattcttcgaCTTTGGTTACAgcaggagtttatttattaattcggtatagaaaaataattataattaataatataaatttttatttgacaTTAATTTCTAGATTAACTATATTAATAGCGggattaatagcaaattttgaataTGATCTTAAAAagattattgctttttctactttaagacaattaggatttatattaataattttaaggtTAGGGTATCGAGAGTTAGCTTTTTTTCATTTGGTTgttcatgctttatttaaatcaaatatatttatatgtgcaggagATTTTATTCatagaataataggaaatcaagatattcGAAAGTATGGAgggttagttaaaatttttcctttaaaaagaataattataattatatgtttATTGAATTTAGCAGGATTTCCTTTTAgatctggattttattctaaggacatatttttagaatattttttcgcagaaaaatataatttaattataataatgattgtttatatttctacatttttgaCTATTTGTTATAGAATCCGATTAATTAAGTGA
- the LOC143154693 gene encoding NADH-ubiquinone oxidoreductase chain 4-like, whose protein sequence is MRKVKENFVILISHHIEIIDINIGVFNFKIPLYIFHGWLLKAHVEAPVYGSIILASILLKLGTYGLIGGIILRLVCIRQVDLKIIVAYSSVVHIRLLVAGIYRCIKVGLIGRYVLIISHGLCSSGIFYIVNIIYEKTNRRLLLINKGLLNLYSLIGLM, encoded by the exons ATGCGTAAAg ttaaagaaaattttgtaatattaataaGTCATCATATTGAGATAATTGATATAAAT ATTGGTGTTTTTAATT ttaAAATTCCATTGTATATATTTCATGGGTGGTTATTAAAAGCTCATGTTGAAGCTCCTGTTTATGGATCAATAATTTTAgcttcaattttattaaaattaggaACTTATGG attAATTGGTGGTATTATTTTAAGATTAGTTTGTATACGGCAagttgatttaaaaattatagtagCTTATTCGTCAGTAGTTCATATAAGATTATTGGTAGCAGGTATCTATAGATGTATAAAAGTTGGTTTGATTGGAAGATATGTATTGATAATTTCTCATGGATTGTGTTCATCTGGAATATTttatatagtaaatataatttatgaaaaaacaAATAgacgtttattattaattaataaagggttattaaatttatattcattaataGGTTTAATGTGA